The following coding sequences are from one Halorubrum sp. BOL3-1 window:
- a CDS encoding glycoside hydrolase family 15 protein, with protein MPVESNAPSVPSDKDAILSAPREEGANVLSTANSYDDPDRGRHGAIIEETSAFRSDVELFYDLHALAWNADEGHTLDARDDAVAGDVSYASSRVPEVTLENRFEEPGSTGTLTQRVVASVDTCGLLLRTEADFETVAERTFYTVADLGIHGHDHEDPNAVQEAFVTERDGAELVVATDGDRWLALAQDRDGSREFDGRRIGHTGVADGPDRSAWADVYEGNDGFVEDNERAAGNLDVGVGLYVGETDAASWLTAVGFGYGEDSAVEHALRLLDRGYESERESFARAWEEWHETVSDGPTDDPAVNDLYERSLTAMKCAQDGCCGVVAGAFKPSDMTYKFIWPRDQVIITQALIAAGAEREARLALRWFDENQITGDVVDDRGIDRHGTWWQNYYVTGEPHWRALQLDQVGGPIYAHWLVWRETGDDDLLAEHYDMSRRAAEFLLSYDNGYGFPEKHQDPWEEIWGHSTEGTAAAIAGLRAMGELADAHGDETFAEECRERAAVWTDNVEKYCFKSTPYGDALVTADSPETPSDPPADARPDAAAFMTVWPWNVVDADGDAVAATLAAADDEAWVAGDSPCLGRYPGDRYTPTGTVEDGGWPLCEAYADVARRLGGDDPDAVADHVFEDAHAWTTSAGLLPERVDGSGRVRWNSNLQWSQATYLLLVENHVRGEPFGLAPDGRTD; from the coding sequence ATGCCCGTCGAATCCAACGCGCCGTCGGTCCCGAGCGACAAGGACGCGATCCTCAGCGCGCCGCGCGAGGAGGGCGCGAACGTCCTGTCGACCGCGAACAGCTACGACGACCCGGATCGCGGTCGTCACGGAGCGATAATCGAGGAGACGTCGGCGTTCCGGTCGGATGTCGAACTGTTCTACGACCTCCACGCGCTCGCGTGGAACGCCGACGAGGGACACACCTTAGACGCCAGAGACGACGCCGTCGCGGGCGACGTCTCGTACGCGTCGAGCCGCGTCCCGGAGGTGACCCTCGAAAACCGATTCGAGGAGCCGGGGTCGACGGGGACCCTCACGCAGCGCGTCGTCGCGAGCGTCGACACCTGCGGCCTCCTGTTGCGGACCGAGGCCGACTTCGAGACGGTCGCGGAACGGACCTTCTACACCGTCGCCGACCTCGGTATTCACGGGCACGACCACGAGGACCCCAACGCGGTCCAGGAGGCGTTCGTCACGGAGCGGGACGGCGCGGAACTGGTCGTCGCGACCGACGGCGACCGGTGGCTGGCGCTCGCGCAGGACCGCGACGGGAGTCGCGAGTTCGACGGGCGACGGATCGGTCACACCGGCGTCGCGGACGGTCCGGACCGGAGCGCGTGGGCGGACGTTTACGAGGGCAACGACGGGTTCGTCGAGGACAACGAGCGGGCGGCGGGGAACCTCGACGTGGGCGTCGGACTGTACGTCGGCGAGACGGACGCGGCGTCGTGGCTCACGGCCGTCGGCTTCGGCTACGGCGAGGATTCGGCGGTCGAACACGCGCTCCGGCTCCTCGACCGGGGGTACGAGTCGGAGCGGGAGTCGTTCGCAAGGGCGTGGGAGGAGTGGCACGAGACGGTCTCGGACGGGCCGACGGACGACCCCGCGGTCAACGACTTGTACGAGCGGTCGCTGACGGCGATGAAGTGCGCGCAGGACGGCTGCTGTGGCGTCGTCGCGGGCGCGTTCAAGCCGAGCGACATGACCTACAAGTTCATCTGGCCTCGCGACCAGGTCATCATCACGCAGGCGCTGATCGCGGCCGGGGCCGAGCGCGAGGCGCGGCTCGCGCTCCGGTGGTTCGACGAGAACCAGATCACCGGCGACGTCGTCGACGACCGCGGGATCGACCGCCACGGGACGTGGTGGCAGAACTACTACGTCACCGGCGAGCCCCACTGGCGCGCGCTCCAGCTGGATCAGGTCGGCGGGCCGATATACGCCCACTGGCTGGTCTGGCGGGAGACCGGCGACGACGACCTGCTGGCCGAGCACTACGACATGTCGCGACGTGCGGCCGAGTTCCTGCTCTCGTACGACAACGGCTACGGCTTCCCGGAGAAACACCAGGACCCGTGGGAGGAGATCTGGGGTCACAGCACCGAGGGCACGGCCGCGGCGATCGCGGGACTGCGCGCGATGGGCGAACTCGCCGACGCGCACGGCGACGAGACGTTCGCGGAAGAGTGCCGTGAGCGGGCGGCCGTGTGGACGGACAACGTCGAAAAGTACTGTTTCAAGTCCACGCCGTACGGGGACGCGCTCGTCACGGCGGATAGCCCGGAGACCCCGTCGGACCCGCCGGCCGACGCCCGGCCGGACGCCGCCGCGTTCATGACCGTCTGGCCGTGGAACGTCGTCGACGCGGACGGCGACGCCGTCGCCGCGACCCTCGCCGCCGCCGACGACGAGGCGTGGGTCGCCGGCGACTCGCCGTGTCTCGGGCGGTACCCCGGCGATCGCTACACCCCGACCGGTACCGTCGAGGACGGCGGCTGGCCGCTGTGTGAGGCGTACGCCGACGTCGCGCGCCGGCTCGGCGGGGACGACCCCGACGCGGTCGCGGACCACGTGTTCGAGGACGCCCACGCGTGGACGACGAGCGCCGGCCTGCTGCCCGAGCGCGTCGACGGGAGCGGGCGGGTCCGGTGGAACTCGAACCTCCAGTGGAGCCAGGCGACATACCTCCTGCTCGTCGAGAACCACGTCCGCGGGGAACCGTTCGGGCTCGCACCCGACGGCCGCACCGACTGA
- a CDS encoding co-chaperone YbbN gives MSSDTASGNDAQAGGIVDVESAESFRETVASNDRVVVDYFADWCGPCEQQTPILEELAGTVDAPVLGVDTDEHNDLAAEAGVRSIPTVAVYHDGEEVERFVGVTGADEIRAALA, from the coding sequence ATGTCATCCGACACGGCTTCCGGCAACGACGCGCAGGCGGGCGGAATCGTCGACGTGGAGAGCGCGGAGTCGTTCCGCGAGACCGTCGCGAGCAACGATCGGGTCGTCGTCGACTACTTCGCGGACTGGTGTGGTCCCTGCGAGCAGCAGACGCCAATCCTCGAAGAACTGGCGGGGACCGTCGACGCCCCGGTCCTCGGCGTCGACACCGACGAACACAACGACCTCGCCGCGGAGGCGGGCGTCCGGTCGATTCCCACGGTCGCGGTCTACCACGACGGCGAGGAGGTCGAGCGGTTCGTCGGCGTCACGGGCGCCGACGAGATCCGGGCCGCCCTGGCGTAG
- a CDS encoding glutathione S-transferase N-terminal domain-containing protein, whose amino-acid sequence MRELYRLPGCPYCAKVERKLDDLGLEYETHSVLPFRFLRFSVKSVSGQSGVPVLVDLEHGVEGMAESDDIVAYLDDTYA is encoded by the coding sequence ATGCGAGAGCTCTATCGACTCCCGGGCTGCCCGTACTGCGCGAAGGTGGAACGCAAACTCGACGACCTCGGTCTCGAATACGAGACCCACAGCGTCCTCCCGTTCCGATTCCTCCGGTTCAGTGTGAAGTCAGTCAGCGGTCAGTCCGGCGTGCCCGTTCTCGTCGACCTTGAACACGGAGTCGAAGGGATGGCGGAGAGCGACGACATCGTCGCCTATCTCGACGACACGTACGCCTGA
- a CDS encoding NAD(P)/FAD-dependent oxidoreductase, translated as MSTHVAVVGAYGSAGAAVAERLANDPGIALTLIDDGDPGGGLCILRGCMPSKEVLSAAEHRFAARHDDRLTGAVPDVDLEAVVGRKDEHTSNFAAHRRAAVEGLTERDGVSFVHDTARFVDDGRLAVGERTIDPDYVVIATGSTTNLPSLPGIDGVEVLTSADVLDATSFGDSGVVMGFGYVGMELVPYLSEAAEMDLTVIEHDARPLDEADAPFGDALLEYYRDAFDIDVLTRTDERRVEPTDAGGVRLHVTRDGVEETVEADQLFAFTGRRPTLDRLGLDETALGPGQGWVEATMQARDDDRVFVAGDANGKEPVLHVAKEQGFTAAANVRNHRDGDPLEEYANLHHHVVFSGLGVLPFARVGHSAASAEAADVDHLVVTRDASSDGVFKTKNVPEGLARLVVGTDGTVLGYQGLHYHADAMAKTMQVIVETGLDVREVPDRAYHPTTPEILDGLFRDAVAALSEE; from the coding sequence ATGTCCACACACGTGGCGGTCGTCGGTGCGTACGGAAGCGCGGGCGCGGCCGTGGCCGAGCGGCTCGCGAACGACCCGGGGATCGCGTTGACGCTTATCGACGACGGCGACCCGGGCGGCGGCCTCTGTATCCTCCGTGGCTGTATGCCCTCGAAGGAGGTCCTCTCCGCCGCCGAGCATCGGTTCGCTGCCCGTCATGACGACCGGCTCACGGGAGCGGTACCGGACGTCGACCTCGAGGCCGTCGTCGGCCGCAAGGACGAGCACACGTCGAACTTCGCGGCGCATCGCCGTGCCGCGGTCGAAGGGCTCACCGAACGCGACGGCGTCAGCTTCGTTCACGACACCGCGCGGTTCGTCGACGACGGTCGGCTCGCCGTCGGCGAGCGGACGATCGATCCGGATTACGTGGTGATCGCCACCGGCTCGACGACGAATCTCCCGTCGCTCCCCGGGATCGACGGCGTCGAGGTGCTGACGAGCGCGGACGTGCTCGACGCCACGTCGTTCGGCGACTCCGGCGTCGTCATGGGGTTCGGCTACGTCGGCATGGAGCTCGTGCCGTACCTCAGCGAGGCCGCGGAGATGGACCTGACCGTTATCGAACACGACGCGCGACCGCTCGACGAGGCAGACGCTCCGTTCGGCGACGCGCTCCTCGAGTATTACCGGGACGCCTTCGACATCGACGTGCTCACGCGGACCGACGAGCGACGGGTCGAACCCACCGACGCAGGCGGCGTCAGGCTTCACGTCACGCGTGACGGCGTCGAAGAGACGGTCGAGGCCGACCAGCTGTTCGCGTTCACCGGTCGTCGCCCGACGCTCGATCGGCTGGGGCTCGACGAAACGGCCCTCGGCCCCGGCCAGGGGTGGGTCGAGGCGACGATGCAGGCCCGCGACGACGACCGCGTTTTCGTCGCGGGGGACGCCAACGGGAAGGAGCCGGTCCTCCACGTCGCGAAAGAGCAGGGGTTCACCGCCGCGGCAAACGTTCGAAACCATCGCGACGGGGACCCGCTCGAAGAGTACGCGAACCTCCATCACCACGTGGTGTTTTCTGGACTCGGCGTCCTCCCGTTCGCTCGGGTCGGTCACTCGGCGGCCTCGGCCGAGGCGGCGGACGTCGACCACCTGGTCGTGACCCGCGACGCGTCGAGTGACGGTGTGTTCAAGACGAAGAACGTCCCGGAGGGTCTCGCCCGACTCGTCGTCGGTACCGACGGGACTGTCCTCGGCTATCAGGGCCTCCACTACCACGCCGACGCGATGGCGAAAACGATGCAGGTGATCGTCGAAACGGGACTGGACGTGCGGGAGGTCCCTGACCGAGCGTACCACCCGACGACGCCCGAGATACTCGACGGACTGTTCCGGGACGCGGTGGCGGCACTCTCGGAGGAGTGA
- a CDS encoding C2H2-type zinc finger protein, which produces MTTNHTSDEQHVCEICDEPFETESELTRHVRDVGIVD; this is translated from the coding sequence ATGACGACGAACCATACATCGGACGAACAGCACGTCTGTGAGATCTGTGACGAACCGTTCGAGACCGAGTCCGAACTGACGCGTCACGTCCGTGATGTCGGCATCGTCGACTGA
- a CDS encoding M20 family metallopeptidase: MAPPRLPDAVETHLDANREPLVSTAETLIGHDTANPPGHTAAAAEWVASRLADGGVDVEQIAVDPEKPNLVATLPGASDRTLCFVGHLDTVPFEASAWSRDPLGERDGDRLYGRGATDMKGAVAAMIRVALAYAETDPEPPVDLRFAFVSDEETDGDAGLPSVRESIEFAPDACVIGETTSRGGRCAVSIADRGAIWLTLEATGEAAHGSRPMLGVNAIDRLTAAVDRLKREFGTRELEVAPEMAPIVEESVGFHEGELDAEAVRDLFRHPTINLGTIEGGSAVNAVPASARAEVDVRLTATVETRDALRSIRGCLGGVEGVSIADVSWSRGSHEPVDSSLVEATASAAGSVVDGRVYRRSATGGGDAKDLRHDGIPTVEFGFGTDTAHAVDEYTTVEALVGNAEAYARLVGEYAARIDDGRAHER, from the coding sequence ATGGCGCCGCCTCGCCTCCCCGACGCCGTCGAGACGCACCTCGACGCGAACCGTGAACCCCTCGTCTCGACCGCGGAGACGCTGATCGGCCACGACACCGCGAACCCGCCGGGCCACACCGCGGCCGCCGCCGAGTGGGTCGCGTCGCGGCTGGCGGACGGCGGCGTCGACGTCGAGCAGATTGCGGTCGACCCGGAGAAGCCGAACCTCGTCGCGACGCTGCCGGGCGCGTCGGACCGGACGCTCTGTTTCGTCGGTCACCTCGACACGGTCCCGTTCGAGGCGTCGGCGTGGTCCCGCGACCCCCTGGGAGAGCGCGACGGCGACCGGCTCTACGGCCGGGGGGCGACCGACATGAAGGGAGCCGTCGCCGCGATGATACGGGTCGCACTCGCGTACGCTGAGACCGACCCCGAGCCGCCCGTCGACCTCCGGTTCGCGTTCGTGAGCGACGAGGAGACCGACGGCGACGCCGGGCTGCCGAGCGTCAGGGAGTCGATCGAGTTCGCGCCCGACGCCTGCGTCATCGGCGAGACCACCTCGCGGGGCGGCCGGTGTGCGGTGTCGATCGCCGACCGCGGCGCGATCTGGCTGACGCTGGAGGCGACCGGGGAGGCCGCACACGGCTCGCGGCCGATGCTCGGCGTCAACGCGATCGACCGGCTGACGGCCGCGGTCGACCGGTTGAAACGGGAGTTCGGGACGCGCGAGCTGGAAGTCGCCCCCGAGATGGCGCCGATCGTCGAGGAGTCGGTCGGTTTCCACGAGGGCGAGCTGGACGCGGAGGCCGTCCGCGACCTCTTCCGACACCCGACTATCAACCTCGGGACCATCGAGGGCGGGAGCGCGGTCAACGCCGTCCCGGCGTCGGCGCGCGCCGAGGTCGACGTGCGGCTGACCGCGACCGTCGAGACCCGCGACGCGCTCCGGTCGATCCGTGGCTGTCTCGGGGGTGTCGAGGGAGTCTCCATAGCGGACGTCTCGTGGAGCCGCGGGAGCCACGAACCGGTCGACTCGTCGCTGGTGGAGGCGACCGCGAGCGCGGCGGGGTCCGTCGTCGACGGGCGGGTGTACCGTCGGAGCGCGACCGGTGGCGGCGATGCGAAGGACCTCCGTCACGACGGGATTCCGACCGTGGAGTTCGGCTTCGGGACGGACACCGCCCACGCGGTCGACGAGTACACGACGGTCGAGGCGCTCGTGGGGAACGCCGAGGCGTACGCGCGGCTGGTCGGGGAGTACGCCGCGCGCATCGACGACGGCAGGGCCCACGAGCGCTGA
- a CDS encoding cupin domain-containing protein, with translation MKRVSVDDVENSVQPAATMRPLTDALGLTDVAVNYYELEPGDSFAFAYHSHEVQEEAFYVVSGVATFETEDGPVEVGENEVVRFGRDEFQRGWNRGDEPVRALAIGAPLEYGTQAKLRYCPACDTETESELRAVPDGDGDENGRDAVVAECVECGAETGRWYEGSTDGEVP, from the coding sequence ATGAAACGCGTCAGCGTCGACGACGTCGAAAACTCGGTCCAGCCGGCCGCGACGATGCGACCGCTCACCGACGCGCTGGGGCTGACCGACGTCGCGGTCAACTACTACGAGCTGGAGCCGGGCGACAGCTTCGCGTTCGCGTACCACAGCCACGAGGTTCAGGAGGAGGCGTTCTACGTCGTCTCGGGCGTCGCGACGTTCGAGACGGAAGACGGGCCGGTCGAGGTGGGAGAAAACGAGGTCGTGCGGTTCGGCCGCGACGAGTTCCAGCGGGGGTGGAACCGCGGCGACGAGCCCGTCCGGGCGCTCGCTATCGGCGCGCCGCTGGAGTACGGGACGCAGGCCAAGCTCCGGTACTGCCCGGCGTGCGACACCGAGACGGAGTCGGAACTGCGCGCCGTCCCGGACGGGGACGGAGACGAGAACGGACGGGACGCCGTCGTCGCGGAGTGCGTCGAGTGCGGGGCCGAGACCGGACGCTGGTACGAGGGGTCGACGGACGGCGAGGTGCCCTGA
- a CDS encoding glutamate synthase-related protein: protein MTETPPTDVGSSSRVAAWSDLDDRDPVHARVEGVDLVVVRYDGEVSVLYGRCLHRGVLLGDGHVEGDDLICGVHGWDYRVDTGISEYDNSEVLETFTAWVDEDDDAVYVDADEVAAWAEENPQPHGDPEPGEAADGAMRGAADDVDGGTVDPEFYGEPEAETEPYAHYIQKLAREGPEGIGEHGSVSAMGVPRTELPSWDDLQILTAQLDRTPLIDDHPVDTGLVIGPNAENPLELEIPVFVSDMSFGALSEEAKVAISKGADAAGTGICSGEGGMLPEEQAANSRYFYEYATGKFGWDIEKVADVQAFHFKAGQGAKTGTGGHLPGEKVQGKIAEVRDLEPGTDAVSPAKFDELETADDFAAMADRVREVGGGIPVGFKLSAQHVEDDIDFALEAGADYLILDGRGGGTGAAPDVFKDNISVPTIAAIPRARRHLDARDATDVTLIATGGLRTESDFIKALALGADGVAVANAAMQAIGCLGMRACDSNNCPVGIASQREDLRSRLVIDSAAEGLANYFAATVKLMKVMARACGHDDLDGFERRDLTTWKRDIADLTGVEYGGVGAEGRRR from the coding sequence ATGACGGAGACGCCGCCGACCGACGTCGGGTCCTCCAGCCGGGTGGCCGCCTGGAGCGACCTCGATGACCGCGATCCGGTCCACGCCCGCGTCGAGGGCGTCGACCTCGTCGTCGTCAGGTACGACGGCGAGGTCTCCGTGTTGTACGGCCGATGTCTCCACCGGGGGGTGCTCCTCGGCGACGGCCACGTCGAGGGCGACGACCTCATCTGCGGCGTTCACGGCTGGGACTACCGGGTCGACACCGGGATCAGCGAGTACGACAACTCGGAGGTGTTGGAGACGTTCACGGCGTGGGTCGACGAGGACGACGACGCCGTCTACGTCGACGCCGACGAGGTCGCGGCGTGGGCCGAAGAGAACCCGCAGCCGCACGGCGACCCCGAGCCCGGCGAGGCGGCCGACGGCGCGATGCGAGGGGCGGCCGACGACGTCGACGGCGGGACCGTCGACCCCGAGTTCTACGGGGAGCCGGAGGCGGAGACGGAGCCGTACGCCCACTACATCCAGAAGCTCGCCCGCGAGGGACCCGAGGGGATCGGTGAGCACGGGAGCGTCTCCGCGATGGGCGTCCCGCGGACGGAGCTGCCGAGCTGGGACGACCTCCAGATCCTCACCGCCCAACTCGACCGCACGCCCCTGATCGACGACCACCCCGTCGACACGGGACTGGTGATCGGTCCGAACGCGGAGAACCCGCTCGAACTGGAGATCCCGGTGTTCGTCAGCGACATGAGCTTCGGCGCGCTCAGCGAGGAGGCGAAGGTCGCTATCTCGAAGGGCGCGGACGCCGCGGGGACGGGCATCTGCTCCGGCGAAGGCGGCATGCTTCCCGAGGAGCAGGCGGCCAACTCGCGGTACTTCTACGAGTACGCCACGGGGAAGTTCGGCTGGGACATCGAGAAGGTCGCGGACGTGCAGGCGTTCCACTTCAAGGCCGGACAGGGGGCGAAGACGGGGACCGGCGGCCACCTCCCCGGCGAGAAGGTACAGGGGAAGATCGCGGAGGTGCGCGACCTCGAACCCGGCACCGACGCCGTCAGTCCGGCGAAGTTCGACGAGCTAGAGACTGCCGACGACTTCGCGGCGATGGCCGACCGCGTCCGCGAGGTCGGCGGCGGGATCCCGGTCGGGTTCAAGCTCTCCGCCCAGCACGTCGAAGACGATATCGACTTCGCGCTCGAAGCCGGCGCGGACTACCTCATCCTCGACGGCCGCGGCGGCGGGACGGGCGCGGCGCCGGACGTGTTCAAAGACAATATCTCTGTGCCGACGATCGCGGCGATCCCCCGGGCGCGCCGGCACCTCGACGCCCGCGACGCGACCGACGTGACGCTGATCGCGACCGGCGGGCTCCGCACCGAGTCGGACTTCATCAAGGCGCTGGCGCTCGGCGCCGACGGCGTCGCGGTCGCGAACGCCGCGATGCAGGCGATCGGCTGTCTCGGGATGCGCGCATGCGACTCGAACAACTGTCCGGTCGGGATCGCGAGTCAAAGAGAGGACCTCCGGAGCCGACTCGTGATCGACTCGGCGGCCGAGGGGCTCGCGAACTACTTCGCCGCCACGGTCAAGCTCATGAAGGTGATGGCTCGCGCGTGCGGCCACGACGACCTCGACGGCTTCGAGCGCCGCGACCTGACGACGTGGAAGCGCGACATCGCCGACCTCACCGGCGTCGAGTACGGCGGCGTCGGCGCGGAGGGACGCCGTCGATGA
- a CDS encoding MFS transporter, whose product MTEPRDDNDDDRWRMLALVGVAELFVMTLWFSASAVAPELAERWALSGAEQAWLTNAVQLGFVVGALLSAALTVSDTFPPRYVFAASAVLGATATGSIAAVVDAALPAILLRFVTGVALAGVYPTGMKMMAGWFERGRGLSIGVLVGALTVGSATPHLLRVVGGVGNPRLVLYGATALALAGAGLALRYEEGPYQPDPSPFDPRALGRIVRDRSVTLANGGYVGHMWELYAVWTWIPAYLTASFAHRGVSDPAELASLLAFGTIAIGGVGAWLAGSAADRWGRTTVTVASLTVSGAATVLAGVVFGGPVWLVAPFVLVWGFVVVADSAQFSAAVSELAEPGYVGSALTLQTAVGFLLTIGSIRLTPAVAGVVGWRWAFAPLVVGPVVGAVSMLLLRRRPDASALAGGAG is encoded by the coding sequence ATGACGGAACCACGAGACGACAACGACGACGACCGGTGGCGGATGCTCGCGCTGGTGGGGGTCGCCGAGCTGTTCGTCATGACCCTGTGGTTCAGCGCGTCGGCGGTCGCACCCGAGCTGGCGGAACGGTGGGCGCTCTCTGGGGCGGAGCAGGCGTGGCTGACGAACGCCGTCCAGCTCGGGTTCGTCGTCGGCGCGCTGCTGTCCGCGGCGCTGACCGTCTCCGACACCTTCCCTCCCCGGTACGTTTTCGCGGCGTCGGCCGTCCTCGGCGCGACCGCGACCGGCAGCATCGCGGCGGTCGTCGACGCCGCGCTCCCGGCGATACTCCTCCGGTTCGTGACCGGCGTCGCGCTGGCCGGCGTCTACCCGACGGGGATGAAGATGATGGCGGGCTGGTTCGAGCGCGGGCGCGGGCTCTCCATCGGCGTCCTCGTCGGGGCGCTGACGGTCGGGTCCGCCACCCCACACCTGCTGCGGGTCGTCGGCGGCGTCGGCAACCCCCGGCTCGTACTGTACGGAGCGACTGCCCTCGCACTCGCCGGCGCCGGCCTCGCGCTGCGCTACGAGGAGGGTCCCTACCAGCCCGACCCGTCGCCGTTCGACCCGAGAGCACTCGGCCGAATCGTCCGCGACCGGAGCGTCACGCTCGCTAACGGCGGCTACGTCGGCCACATGTGGGAGCTGTACGCCGTCTGGACGTGGATTCCGGCCTACCTGACCGCGAGTTTCGCCCACCGAGGGGTCAGCGACCCGGCCGAGTTGGCCTCGCTGCTGGCGTTCGGCACCATCGCAATCGGCGGTGTCGGCGCGTGGCTCGCCGGCTCGGCGGCCGACCGGTGGGGGCGGACGACGGTCACCGTCGCGAGCCTGACCGTCAGCGGTGCGGCGACCGTCCTCGCCGGGGTCGTCTTCGGTGGTCCCGTGTGGCTGGTCGCCCCGTTCGTCCTGGTGTGGGGGTTCGTCGTCGTCGCGGACTCGGCGCAGTTCTCCGCGGCCGTCTCCGAACTCGCGGAGCCGGGCTACGTCGGCTCCGCGCTCACGCTACAGACCGCGGTCGGCTTCCTGCTCACTATCGGGTCGATACGGCTGACGCCCGCGGTCGCCGGGGTCGTCGGGTGGCGGTGGGCGTTCGCGCCGCTGGTCGTCGGTCCCGTCGTGGGTGCGGTGTCGATGCTGCTGTTGCGTCGTCGCCCGGACGCGAGCGCTCTCGCCGGCGGCGCGGGGTAG
- a CDS encoding TrkA family potassium uptake protein, whose amino-acid sequence MSTDLRIIVVGGGHVGYHMAELLDDRGHDVVIVERDPDRCEVIQDNYVATVIEGDGTRPSILEQAQPGRSDVIASMVGDNVGTNIGVCMTARRLAPDIHTVARIDHGDGDEYDELVDSVVYPEELAAHSAANAVMDVSDGGVRTIEEYSENLELVDITATEEAPAANKRFAEIGFPRGSIVIQRQDDEELATAETVLEPGGRYLVAAKPHCLDELIRLMRG is encoded by the coding sequence ATGAGCACGGACCTGCGCATCATCGTCGTCGGCGGCGGGCATGTCGGTTACCACATGGCGGAACTGCTGGACGACCGCGGCCACGACGTCGTCATCGTCGAACGGGATCCGGACCGCTGTGAGGTCATCCAGGACAACTACGTGGCGACGGTCATCGAGGGTGACGGCACCCGGCCGAGCATCTTAGAGCAGGCTCAGCCCGGCCGGAGCGACGTCATCGCGTCGATGGTCGGCGACAACGTCGGCACGAACATCGGCGTCTGTATGACCGCCCGGCGGCTCGCGCCGGACATCCACACCGTCGCGCGCATCGACCACGGCGATGGCGACGAGTACGACGAGCTGGTCGACAGCGTCGTCTATCCGGAAGAGCTCGCGGCCCACAGCGCAGCCAACGCGGTGATGGACGTCAGCGATGGCGGGGTCAGGACCATCGAGGAGTACTCCGAGAACCTGGAGCTGGTCGACATCACGGCGACCGAGGAAGCCCCGGCCGCGAACAAGCGCTTCGCAGAGATCGGGTTCCCTCGGGGAAGTATCGTCATCCAGCGTCAGGACGACGAGGAGCTGGCGACCGCCGAGACGGTGCTGGAGCCGGGCGGCCGGTACCTCGTCGCGGCGAAGCCCCACTGCCTCGACGAACTCATCAGGCTGATGCGGGGGTGA